The Dethiosulfovibrio peptidovorans DSM 11002 genome has a window encoding:
- a CDS encoding aspartate kinase produces the protein MALVVQKYGGSSVATAGHIKAVARKIVDRVARGDRLAVVVSAMGDTTDDLISLAEQVSSSPSPREMDMLLSTGEQASAALLAMALHDMKVSALSLNAFQLGIETTGRFRDARIVDLDLSRLRHRLEDVQVVVITGFQGISPDGDVTTLGRGGSDTSAIAVAAKLGVPCEIYSDVAGIYACDPRVVPEAKKLDYVVYDEMLEMAALGARVLHSRGVEIAKKYKVDLYCGSTFSDEEGTRIVNTLPEWLEQPVVTGIAVDMDQMKVTLEGLPDGVDLLTRLFGCLAADGVNVDMISTVSAGERTSITFSVVSGHICQVRDSVRESLEGIDGWSLSDDSTVAKVSAVGVGMKTSSGVAARFFSALDGAEVSVLGTTTSEIKISVLVPRDQAGDAAKALVAEFDRREEQP, from the coding sequence ATGGCCTTGGTGGTCCAGAAATACGGAGGTTCGTCGGTCGCCACTGCGGGGCACATAAAGGCAGTCGCCCGAAAGATAGTCGACAGGGTGGCCCGAGGGGATAGGCTGGCCGTGGTGGTCTCCGCCATGGGAGATACCACCGACGACCTGATCTCCCTGGCGGAGCAGGTTAGTTCGTCGCCGAGCCCCAGGGAGATGGACATGCTTCTGTCGACGGGGGAGCAGGCCTCTGCCGCCCTGCTGGCGATGGCCCTGCACGACATGAAGGTCTCCGCCCTGTCTCTCAATGCCTTTCAGCTCGGCATAGAGACTACCGGACGGTTTCGCGACGCCCGCATCGTTGATCTGGACCTGTCAAGGCTCAGGCATCGCCTCGAGGACGTTCAGGTGGTGGTCATCACCGGATTTCAGGGCATATCGCCCGACGGAGATGTTACCACACTGGGCAGGGGAGGCTCGGACACCTCGGCCATAGCCGTTGCGGCCAAGCTGGGGGTCCCCTGCGAGATATACAGCGACGTAGCAGGTATATATGCCTGCGATCCCAGGGTCGTTCCGGAGGCCAAGAAGCTGGACTACGTGGTCTACGACGAGATGCTCGAGATGGCCGCCTTGGGAGCCAGGGTCCTCCATTCCAGAGGGGTGGAGATAGCGAAGAAATACAAGGTGGACCTATACTGTGGCTCCACATTTTCCGACGAGGAGGGGACGAGAATAGTGAATACGCTTCCGGAGTGGCTGGAACAACCTGTGGTAACCGGTATCGCCGTCGATATGGATCAGATGAAGGTCACCCTGGAGGGGCTGCCCGACGGGGTAGACCTTCTAACGAGGCTCTTCGGGTGTCTCGCCGCCGACGGAGTCAACGTGGACATGATATCCACCGTCTCCGCCGGTGAGAGAACCTCCATAACCTTCTCCGTTGTGTCGGGGCATATATGTCAGGTCCGTGATTCCGTGAGGGAGAGCCTGGAGGGCATCGACGGTTGGTCCCTGTCGGACGACTCCACCGTCGCCAAGGTGTCGGCTGTGGGAGTCGGAATGAAGACCAGCTCCGGCGTGGCGGCCCGTTTCTTCTCCGCTCTGGACGGAGCGGAGGTCTCGGTTCTGGGGACCACCACGTCGGAGATCAAGATATCGGTTCTAGTTCCGAGGGATCAGGCCGGCGATGCCGCCAAAGCCCTGGTGGCGGAGTTCGACCGTAGGGAGGAACAACCTTGA